The DNA region CCGCGACATGGGCGCCGGTCAGGCCGTTCGCGGCCTGGATCTCCGCGTCCAGCCGGCCTTCGGCCACCGCCTGTTCGGCACTGGCCCACTCGGGCAGCACCACGCCCAGCGACTCGATGTGGACGTTCTCGACACGCATCTGTTCCTCCTCCTAGGTCGGTGTGCGGGGAGACGGCGAAGACGGCACCGGGCGGCAGGGCACCGTCCGGTGCCCTGCCGCCCGGCTCACCGGCCCGCCTCAGCCGGCGAGCAGCTCCTTGCGCAGATGACGGGCCAGCCCCGCCGGTGTCGCGAAGTCGAAGACCATCGACGCCGGCAGCGACAGGCCGGTCGCCGACTCCAACGCGTTCCGCGCGGTCAGCGCGGTCAGCGAGTCGAAGCCCAGGTCACGGATCTCCCGGTCGGCGGGCACCTCTGCGGTGCCGCCCCGGCCCAGGGCCGTCGCGAAGTGTCCGCGCACCAGACGCAGCAGGGTCTCCTCCTGCTCGGCGCCCGAGAGCGCGGCCAGCCGGTGCCGCAGTGCGCCGGGATCGGCGAGCTCGTCCCGCGCGGCCCGCCGCGCCGCACGGGCCGTCAGGCCGCGCAGCAGCGCGGCACTCGCCGTGAGCGGCGCGACGGTGCGCGTGCGGGGGATCTCGGGCCGCTCGGCGGTGAGCGCCGGCCGTCCGGCGGCGACGGCCGCGGCGAACAGATCGGCGGCCTCCTCCGGCGGTCCGGCCGGCCCGCGCACCGACACGGCCGCCACCCCGGCCTGCCGCAGCCGGCGGGCGCAGGCGTCGAACACCGCCGCCACCGCCGCGTCGGCCGGTCCCGCGGTGCGCGGTCCGGGCGTGGCGAACACCACGGACGTCACCGCGTGGGCGGGCGTCGAGCGGACCAGCTCCAGTGCCGGGTCGACGACGGGACGCAGTGCGGCGTCCACGTCGGCGTCCCGCTCGGCCTGTACGGAGGCGGCGAACACCACCGTCGTGGGACCGGCGTCGAGCAGCGCCCGGACCGATCCTTCCGGGTCCTCGGGCTCCCACGGCACCAGTTCGCCGGGCTGCGCGGACGCCGGCACGCGGTCGGCCGCGTTCTTCGCGAACGGGCCCGCCAGGAGGGCCTGGCGCGCGGGCCAGACGGCCGGCAGGTACTCGGCCGGACCGGACTCCTCACTCGCGGCGAACAGCGCGACCCGTCCGGCCCCCGGGGCGCTGTCCGCCACCGCCACGGGCAGCCGCACCGCTCGTGGCCGGCGGACCGCACCGGCGCGCAGCGCGAGCCGGGGCTCACCGGAGGCGACCGCGTCCGCCACCCGACGCCAGGAGCGCTTGGCGGCGTCGGTCTCGATCAGCGCGAACCGGCCCGGTGCCCGGTCCTGGACGGCACCGACGAGGCCCCACACCGCGGCGGCGGCCGGGTCCGGCGGCGTACCGTCCTCCAGGGCGGCGACCGCGCCGCGGGTCAGCACCACCAGCCGGCTGCGGGCGAAGCGGGGATCGGCCCAGTGCCGTACCCAGCCCAGCGCCTCGTCGACGACCGTGCGGACCGCGTCGGCGGGGGAGGGAGCACCGGGATTTCCGGCGTGTGACACGACCACCACGTCCGGCACCGGCGCGCCCTTCCGCACCGAGGACAGCAGCGCGGGCAGATCCGGCTGGATCTCGCAGTAACGGCCGGCCGACATCAGTCCCGGGCGGGCCCGCAGCGCGTCCTCGCCGACGACCGTCCAGCGTTCCTGTCGCGGTGCCTGGCGGGGCAGGTCGCAGACGTCCCACACCTCCTCGAACAGGCCGTCCTGCTGGGCCGCGGACGCCGCGCGGACCACGCGGTGTGCCAGCGGCGCGAACGTCACCGAGCGCGCCGTCAGCACCGGGTCCCCGGCCCCGTCGAAGGCGTCGGCCGTCCAGGTCCCGTCCGCCGCGGCCCGCAGCCGCAGCCGCAGCACCGACGCGTCCACCGCGTACAGGGACACCTCGCGCCAGGCCACCGCGACCGGCTGCTCCAGGGGCCGGCCGACCGCGGCCGCGAACGCCGCCTCCAGCAACGCCGGATGCACCTCGAACCCGTCCCGGGCCGCAGTCCGGTCCGGCAGGGACACCTCCACGAACACCTCGTCGCCGCCCCGCCGCCACACGGCGCCCGGCATCCCGCCGTCCGCCTCGCCGGTGCTCTCGCGGCGCGCGTCCCGCGGGGGCCACACGGCCGCCGGCTCGTCCGGTTCCGGTACGGCGTCGGGCGCCACCGTGCCCACCGCGTGCCGGGTCCACGGACGGCCCGCGGCACCGTGCGCGTCACGCCGCCCGTGCACCTCCACGCGGCGCACACCGTCATCGTCCGCCGCGCCCAGGGTCACCCGCAGCTGCACACCGCCCTCGCGCGGCACCACGAGCGGGTGCTCGGCGGACAGCTCCAGCACGCGCGCGCAGCCGGTCCGGCCCGCCGCGTGCAGCACCATCTCCAGCAGCGCCGATCCGGCCAGGACCGTGCCGCCGTCGGCCCGTCGCAGCAGCGCGGGATCGGTGTCGGCGGCGGTGAGCCGGCCGGAGCACACCAGGCCCCGCCGCTCGGGCAGTTCGACGTACGCGGTCAGCAGGGGATGCCCCGAGTCGTCGAGCCCCAGGCCGGCGGCGCCGCGGTGGGCGGGAGCCGAATCCTGTGCCTGCCGGGTCCGGCGCCACAGCAACCGGCCCGGCAGCGCGGCCAGTTCTGTGCGGATCACCTTCCCGGCCGGGTTGCGCGGCACCTCGGTGATCTCGTGGATCTCCTCCGGCAGCTTGAACGCCGACAGCCGTTCCCGGCACGAGGCCAGCACGGTCTCCACGTCGATCCCGTCCGGGCCCGGCACCAGATAGGCCGCCGGGACCTCCCCGAGCGACGCGTGCGGGACGCCCGCCACGGCCGCGTCGGCCACGCCGGGGGCCATGGCGAGCGCCTGTTCCACCTCCCGCGGGTGGATGTTCTCCCCGCCGCGGATGACGAGTTCCTTGAGCCGGCCGGTGATCGTCACATAGCCGTCGGCGTCCTGGCGGGCCAGATCACCGGTGCGGTACCAGCCGTCCGACAGGACGGCGGCGGTCTCCTCCGGCTGCCGGTGGTAGCCCAGCATCAGGGCCGGGCTGGACACCCAGACCTCGCCCTCCGCGCCCGGTTCGACCTCCGCGCGGGTGCGCGGGTCGGTCAGCCGCAGCGTCAGACCCGGCAGTGGCACCCCGCACGAGCCGGGCACGTACGGCCCGTCGGGCAGGTTGGTGGTGATGGCGCCGCCGGTCTCGGTGGAGCCGTAGCTGTCCAGCAGCCCGATGCCGTAGGCGGCCCGGAAGTCCTCGTGCAGGGACTGCGGGCAGGACGACCCCGCGACCATGCACACGCGCAGCCGCGGCACCTCGACGGCACCGGAGCGGGCGAGCTCCACCATGTGGTGGAACAGGGTCGGTACGCCCACCAGGAAGGTCGCGTCCTCCTCCCGCGCCCGGCGCAGCACCTCCTCGGCCGCCAGGCCGTCGGTGATGCGGGCGCTCGCGCCGACGGCGACCACACCGAGCACGCAGATGTTGTGCGCCACCGCGTGGAACAGCGGCATCGGCCACAGGACGCGATCCCGCGGCGACAGTCCCAGCAGCGGGGCGTTGCAGGCGGCGGTCGCCCACAGGGAGCCGCGCTGGGTGGAGACGACACCCTTGGGGCGGCCGGTCGTGCCGGAGGTGTAGAGCATCCAGGCGGGCTCGTCCAAACCCAGGTCGTCGCGGGCCGGCGCGCGCAGTGACCAGGTCGACGCGAGCTCCTCCCACAACGGCGGTTCCCCGTCGGCGGCTTCCGCGAAGCCCGGCTCGGAGGCGTCCCCGACCAGGATCACCACCGTGTCCGGCAGGTCCGCGAGGACGCGGCGCACCTGCGGCAGCTGCGCCGCACCGGTGATGACCACCCGGGCGGCGCAGTCCGCCAGCAGGTGGGCCAGTTCCGGGTCGGTCGACTGCGGGTTCAGCGGCACCCCCACGCCGGCGGCGCGGGTGACGGCGAGGTAGCTCTCCACCGTCTCCAGCCGGTTCGGCAGGTAGATCACCGCCGATTCGCCGCGGCCCAGGCCCAGTTCCGCCAGATGCCCGGCGACCCGTGCCGTGCGCCGGTCCAGTTCGGCCCAGGTGACCGAGCGGCGGCCGTCCTTGAAGGCGACGCGGTCCGGCTGCCGGGCCGCGTGGCCGGCGAGCAGTTCGTGCACCGGCCGGATCAGATCCGCGCGGAACGTGGTGTCCGTCATCAGGTCCTCCCCTTCAGGAACCGGCCGCACGGTAGCGGCGGATCGCCAGCGCCCGGCAGGCCACCGCGATGACCACCGACCAGGTCACCGAGACCAGCACCGGGTGCTGCGCGGGCCACGCTCCGGTGGCGGCCAGCCCCGGACTGCCGAACAGCTGCCGGGCCGCCTGCACGGTCGCGCTCAGCGGATTCCACTCGGCGGCCCAGCGCAGCACCGTCGGCAGCGTGGACGGCGCCACGAACGCGTTGGACAGGAACGTCAGCGGGAACAGCCACAGGAAGTTGCTGGTGGCCGCAGCCTCGGGGGCGCGCACCGACAGTCCGATGACGACGCCCACCCATGACAGCGCGTACCCCATGAGCAGCAGCAGCGCGAACGCCGCGAGCGCCCGCGGCAGCCCGTGGTGGATACGCCAGCCGACCAGCAGCGCGCACAGGACCATCACCATGATCACGACGGTGTTCTGCACCAGGTCCGCGACCGTCCGCCCGGTCAGCAGCGCGCCGCGCGCCATCGGCAGCGACCGGAACCGGTCCACCATGCCGCTGTGCACGTCGGTGGCCATGCTGACGCTGCTGTTGCTGGCGGTGGCGAACGCGATGGTCTGGGCGAAGAACCCGGCCATCATGAACTCCCGGTAGGCCGCCGGGCCCTCTGCGCCTGGCAGGCTGAAGGACCCGGCGAAGAGGTAGGCGAACAGCAGCACGAACACCACGGGCTGCACCAGACTGAGGATCAGCACCTCCGGGATCCGCACCATCCGGGTCAGGTTGCGCCGCGTCACCACCAGGACGTCGCGTACGGCCTTGGCGGCCGTACCGGGTGGGAGCTCGGGTACGACCGGTGCCACTGCCGACACGTTCACCACTCCTTCTCGCTCGACGCGCCGACGCCCACCGCCGTCCGCCCGGTGTCCCCGGGGACCGTCCCGGTCAGGGCCATGAAGACCTCGTCCAGGGTGGGGCGGCGCAGCCCGATGTCGGTGATCTCGATGCCCTCGGCGTCCAGCGCGGCGACCACCTCCGCCAGCAGCCGCACGCCGCCGTCGGCCGGCGCGGACACCGTCGACCGGGGCCGGTCGACGTCCGGGACGCGGCCGGCGAGCCGGGCCAGCAGCCCTGCGGCGGCCTCGAGTTGCTCGGGCCAGGACACGACCAGCTCGATGCGCCGGCCGCCGGCCTGGGCCTTGAGATCGTGCGGGGTCCCCCGGGCGATGATCCGCCCGTGGTCGACCACCGCGAGGTCCTGGGCGAGCCGGTCGGCCTCCTCCAGGTACTGCGTGGTGAGCAGCAGTGTGGTGCCCTGCCGCACCAGGTCCTCGATGGCGTCCCACAGCATCAGCCGGCTCGTGGGGTCCAGCCCGACCGACGGCTCGTCCAGGAACATCACCGTGGGTCTCACCACCAGCGCCCCGGCCAGGTCCAGCCGGCGCCGCAGCCCGCCGGAGTAGGTGCTCGACACCCGGTCGGCCACGCCGGCCAGATCGAACCGGTCGAGCAGTTCGTCGGCGCGCCGCCGGGCCGTGCGGGAGCGCAGTCCGTACAGCTCGCCGATCATGCGGAGGTTCTCGCGGCCGGTGAGCCGGTCGTCGACCGCCGCGAACTGGCCCGACAGGCCGATCGAGAGCCGCACCGAGTCCGGGTCGCGGACCACGTCGTGACCGGCCACGGTCGCGGTGCCCGCGTCGGGGCGCAGCAGCGTGGTGAGCAGCCGCACCATGGTGGTCTTGCCCGCTCCGTTGGGGCCCAGCAGCCCCAGCACGCTGCCTTCCGGTACGTCCAGGTCGACTCCGTCGACGGCCCGGACATCGCCGAAGGTCTTCACCAGACCCGCGGCGTGTATGGCGCCCGCCATGGGCTTCTCCGTCCTTGTACGCAGGGGTGGGGGTGAGGGGGCCCGGGTCTCAGGTGGCGGTGATCAGCTTCAGTTCCGGGTGTGCGGTGCCGCCCGCGATCGCCGTGGAGGACACGTGCGAGACGATCCGCTCGTCGACGGGGTCCTTCGCCGGGTCGTCGTGCACCACTAGGTGCTCGTACGTCGTGGAGCGCTGCGCCGGAACCCGTCCGGCGGCCCGGATGAGCGTGATCAGCTCCATCAGGTCGGAGCGGTGCCTGGCGCCGGCGGAGGAGACGACGTTCTCCTCCAGCATGATCGAGCCGAGGTCGTCGGCGCCGTAGTGCAGGGACAGTTGGCCGACCTCCTTGCCGGTGGTCAGCCAGGAGCCCTGGATGTGGGCGATGTTGTCCATGAACAGCCGCGCGACGGCGATCATCCGCAGGTACTCGAAGAGCGTGGCCTGCGTACGGCCCTTGAGGTGGTTGTTCTCCGGCTGGTAGGTGTACGGGATGAAGGCGCGGAACCCGCCGGTGCGGTCCTGCACGTCACGGATCATCCGCAGGTGCTCGATGCGCTCGGCGTTGGTCTCGCCGGTGCCCATCAGCATCGTGGAGGTGGACTCCACGCCCAGGTTGTGCGCGATCTCCATGATCTCCAGCCAGCGCTCGCCGGACTCCTTCAGCGGCGCGATGGCCTTGCGGGGCCGGGCCGGCAGGAGTTCCGCGCCGGCGCCGGCGAAGGAGTCGAGTCCGGCGGCGTGGATGCGCTGGACGGCCTCCTCCACACCGACCTTGGAGATCCGGGCCATGTGCTCGACCTCGCTCGCCCCCAGGCTGTGGATGACCAGCTGCGGGAAGGCCTGCTTGATGGCGGAGAAGTGCTTCTCGTAGTACTCGACGCCGTAGTCCGGGTGGTGTCCGCCCTGGAACATGATCTGGGTGCCGCCGAGTTCGACGGTCTCCGCGCACCGGCGCAGGATGTCGTCCAGGTCACGGGTCCAGCCCTTGGCGGTGTCCTTCGGCGGGGCGTAGAAGGCGCAGAACTTGCACGCCGTGACGCACACGTTGGTGTAGTTGATGTTCCGCTCGATGATGTACGTGGCGATGTGCTCGGTGCCCGCGTACCGGCGGCGGCGTACGGCGTCGGCGGCGGCGCCCAGCGCGTGCAGCGGGGCGTCGCGGTAGAGGTCGAGCGCCTCCTCGGGGGTGATCCGCCCGCCGTCGGCGGCACGGTCGAGCACAGACTGGAGAGGGTGGTGCGCAGGTCGGGACACGGTGCCGGCCTTTCCGGTGGTGTGGTCGGGGACGGGATCAGGGAGCAACGGGTGCGAGCAATTGGACTTCGACGTCGGGCGGGAAGCCCTCCTCACCGCCGACCCGGCGGGCGAACTCGGCGATGCCGGCCAACTGCGCCTCGCCGAGGCTGAAGTCGAGGGCCGTGGTGTAGTAGCGCTCCAGCGTCGCGGCGTCGAACTCCTCCCACTGGGAGGCCTGTTCGCACACCTTGGACACCTCGGCCAACGACAGGTCGCGCGAGGCGAGCAGGTCGGCGTGGACCCGGCGCACCAGCTCCGGTTCCCGGGCCAGGAAGTCGCGGCGCGCGGCGAAGAGAGCGAACACGAAGGGCAGACCCGTCCAGTCCTTCCACATCCGGCCCAGGTCGTGCACGCGCAGTCCCGTCCTCGGCGCCACGTGCAGGGCCGCGCGCAGCGCCGCGTCACCGATGACCACGGCCGCCTTCGCCTCGGACATCATGGTGCGCAGGTCGGGCGGACACACGTAGTAGTCGGGACGCACCCCGACGCGCTCGGCCAGCAGCAGCCGCGCCAGCCGGACGGAGGTGCGGCTGGTGGAGCCGAGCGCGACGGGCTGACCGTCCAGATCCTCCAGCGGCACCTTGCTGACGATCAGGCAGGACATCACGTCGCCGTCGCTGCCCACCGCGATGTCCGGCAGGGCCACCAGATCGTCCGCGTGCCGCAGGAACTCCAGCAGGCTGATCGGCCCGATGTCGAGGTCGCCCGCGGCCAGCGCGTCGTTGAGGCCGTCCGGGGTGTCGGTGCGCAGCTCCATGTCGAGGAGGGTGCCGGTACGGGCCAGCCCCCAGAACAGCGGAAGGCAGTTGAGGAACTGGATGTGCCCCACCCGGGGCCGGCGCCGGCGGACGGGGGTCGGCGTCGACGCCGGTGCCACGGGCGCGAGTTGCTCGGTCATGGTGCACAACTCCCGGAACGGGTCGAGGGGTGGCGGAGAAGGCAGGGTGGGGCGCGGGGTCAGACCCGGCCGGTGGCGCAGGTGGCGGTGAAGTGCCCGGTCAGCACGGTCAGCACCTCGGCGGGCCGTTCCGACAGGAAGAAGTGGCCGCCGGAGAAGACATGGAGGTCGCAGTCGGCGTCGGTGTGCTCGTTCCAGGCGCGGGCCTCCTCCAGCGACGTGCGGGGATCCGCGTCGCCGGTCAGCACGGTGACGGGGCAGCGCACCCGGGCGCCGGGCTCGCAGCGGTAGGTCTCCACGGCCCGGTAGTCGCCGCGGATGGCGGGCAGCACCATGCGCAGCAGTTCCTCGTCCTGGAGGACCTGGGCGTCGGTGCCGGCCAGGCGGCGCAGTTCGGCGACCAGTCCGTCGTCGTCGAGGGTGTGCACGTGCTCGTCACGGGTGCGGGAGGGGGCCCGGCGGCCCGACGCGAACAGGCGGACCGGGCCGTTGCCGGCCCGCTCCATGCGCCGGGCCGTCTCGAACGCCACCAGGGCTCCCATGCTGTGCCCGAAGAACGTCAGCGGTCGGTCGTCCCAGCCGGCCAGGGCGGCCGTGATCCCGTCCGCGAGTTCGGCGACGGAGCTGGGTCCCGGTTCGCCGCGGCGGTCCTGGCGTCCGGGGTACTGGATCGCCAGGACGTCGACACCGGGGCTCAGCGCGGCGGCGACGGGCACGTAGAAACTGGCCGACCCGCCGGCGTGCGGAAAGCACACCAGACGGTCGGCCGCGTCGGGAGAGGGCCGGAACCTGCGGATCCACAGGTCGTCGGAGGGGGCGGTGCTCATGGGACGTGGATGTCCTTCCCGTGTGTCGACGTGCCCGCTCCACGCGGATGGGCATCGAACGCGGTGTCGCGGGGTGCGGAGAGGAGGGGGCGAGGCTTCCGGCCCACGGGAGACCGGTCCGGTCGCCTCGCCGTTCGAGGGGGTGACGGGCTGTCAGGCGTCGACGGCGTCGGGGCCGTGGATCTCGACACCGTCGGCGACGCGGCGGACGTGGATGCACTCGCCGGGGCACTCCCTGGCGGAGTCGACCACGTCGGTGAGCACGTCCAGCGGGATCCTGGTCGTCGCGCCGGGCTCCTGGAGCAGTTCGTCCTGCTCGCTCTTCACGTAGGCCAGCCCGTCGATGTCCAGTTCGAACACCTCGGGCGCGTACTGGGCGCAGATGCCGTCACCGGTGCACAGGTCCTGGTCGATCCAGACTTCCAGGTCCTCGTTGTTCGTCGTCTGGGGGGACATTCACACCTGCCTGGCGGAGTCGTCGGGGGTTGCGGGGGCGCGGGAGGGGTGGGGTCACGGGCGCCGGATCAGACCCGCATCGGCTGCGGCGACTCCCGGCGCGCCGGGTCGGGCCCGTCGTACTCGCGGATGATCTCGTAACGCGTGTTCCGCTCCACCGGCCGGAAGCCGGCGTCGCGGATGAGGTCGAGCAGGTCCTCGCGGGTCAGCTTGTTCGGCGTGCCGTAGTTGTCGGCGTCGTGCGTGATCTTGTACTCGACGACCGACCCGTCCATGTCGTCCGCGCCGTGCTGGAGGGCCAGTTGGGCGGTCTGGAGCCCGTGCATGACCCAGAACACCTTGACGTGCGGCACGTTGTCGAACAGCAGCCGCGACACCGCGAAGGTCTTCAGTGCCTCCGCGCCGGTCGCCATCTGGGTGCGCGCCTGGAGCCGGTTGCGGACCTTGCCGTCCTTCACGTCGACGAAGTCGTGCTGGTAGCGCAGCGGGATGAAGACCTGGAAGCCGCCGGTCTCGTCCTGGAGCTCACGCAGCCGCAGCACGTGGTCCACACGGTGGCGGGGCTCCTCGATGTGGCCGTACAGCATGGTGCACGGGGTCTTCAGACCCTTCTCGTGCGCCAGCCGGTGGATGCGCGACCAGTCCTCCCAGTGGGTGCGGTGGTCGACGATGTGCTGCCGGACCTCCCAGTCGAAGATCTCCGCCCCGCCGCCGGTCAAGGACTCCAGGCCCGCGTCGATCAGCTCGTCGAGGATCTCCGACGCCGACAGGCCCGAGATGGTCTCGAAGTGGTGGATCTCCGTCGCCGTGAACGCCTTCAGGGAGACGTCCGGCAGGGCCTTCTTCAGCTCGCTCAGCGACCGCGGGTAGTAGCGCCACGGCAGGTTCGGGTGCAGCCCGTTGACGATGTGCAGCTCGGAGAGGTGCTCGTTCTCCATCGCCTTCGCCAGCCGGACGGCCTCCTCGATCCGCATCGTGTACGCGTCCGCCTCGCCCGGCTTGCGCTGGAAGGAGCAGTACGCGCAGGACGCGGTGCACACGTTGGTCATGTTGAGGTGACGGTTGACGTTGAAGTGCACGACGTCACCGTTCTTCCGCGTGCGCACCTCGTGCGCCAGACCGCCCAGCCAGGCCAGGTCGTCCGACTCGTACAACGCGATGCCGTCCTGGCGGGACAGCCGCTCACCGGAGAGAACCTTCTCCTCCAGCTCGCGCTTGAGCCCAGCGTCCATGGCCGGGATACCTCCTCGGTCAGTGCCTCGTGGCACACGTAGTGGGTCCGAGCACGCGCGGCACGTTGCTCGTCTGCGGCCCCGGACCGGAACGAACCCCCGCGGTCCGTGGACCGGTCGTCCCGCCCAGGGACGGGCGGGCGGGACGATCGCAGCCGCGCCATCCGGCGGCTGTGCCGAAGCCGTCCGGCCGGAGCCCGCGGACCGGCCGAGGAGCCGAACGCCACGGGCCCCGGCCGGACGACGGGGCGTCGACACGCGCCGAGTGGGGCCCTCCCATCCTGACGGAGGGCAGTCTGGGGAAAACCCCATACCCGCGACGGGTTTGCTGAGGGCGACGGCCCGTGCCGCCCGGCACATCCCCGGCCGAACGGCAGACAAGGAAGCCACCGCCCATGACGTCACCGCTGACCCTGGCGCACTCCCCGTGCCCCAACGACACGTTCGTCTTCCACGCCTGGACGGAGGGGCTGCTCCCGGACGCCCCGGAGGTGCGGCTCACCTTCGCCGACATCGACGTCACCAACGGCATGGCCGCACGCGGCGAACTGGACGTACTGAAGATCTCCTACGCGACCCTGCCGCACGTCCTGGAGGACTACGCCCTGCTGCCGTGCGGCGGCGCCCTCGGACACGGCTGCGGCCCGCTCGTCCTGTCCGCCGGACCCGCGGAACCCGCCGCGCTGGCCGGTGCGCGGATCGCCGTCCCCAGCACCAGTTCCACGGCCTGCCTGCTGTTCCGGCTGTGGGCCGCCGAAGCCGTACCGGGCGGCGTCGGGGACATCACCGTCCTGCCGTTCCACGAGATCATGCCGGCTGTCCGCGACGGCCGTGTCGACGCCGGCCTGGTCATCCACGAGGCCCGCTTCACCTACGACCGCTACGGCCTGCACCGCGTGGCTGACCTGGGCGAGGAATGGGAGAAGCGGACGAGCCTGCCGATCCCCCTCGGTGCCATCGTCGCCCGCCGCTCCCTCGGCGAGCCCCTGCTGCACCGGGTCGCCGACACCGTACGGGCCTCGCTCCGCGCCGCCCGGCACAGCCCCACCGCCTCCCGCGGCTACGTCCTGCGGCATGCCCAGGAGATGCGGCCGGAGGTCGTCGACCAGCACATCGACCTGTACGTCAACGAGTTCACCGTCGACCTCGGCCAGGACGGCCTGCACGCCGTCCGCGCCCTGCTGGACCGCTCCGCGGAGCTGGGTCTGCTGCCGCCGCTGCCGGCCGGAGCGCTGGAGACGACCGGCCGCCTGTGAGCTGCGGGGGCGCGGGGCGCGGTGTGTGAACCGGTGGGCGGGGTCCGGCACGGTCGGGTGCCTCGCCCACGGGTCGGGCCTCGCGCGGCCGGGCCGCAACGGCCGGCCTCGTGTGGTCGTGCCTCCAGCGGCCAGGCCCGCGCGGTGGGTCTGTGGTGGTCGGAGCCCGCGCGGTCGGGCCGCAACGGTCGGGGCCTGCGCGGTCCGCTTGGCCAGGACGACCCGCCCAGGCAACGAAACCACCTGGCAACGCTAGAAGTTCTCTTAGAGCCCCCGGTCAGGACTCCGGAACCGCCCCGGGCCGTCCCCATAATCGCCCTGGAGGACGGCCGGGCACCGGGAGCGCCAGGGCCGTCCGCCCCGAGGGAACCGGCTTCCGCGCCCGCCCTCACCGGCCCCGGCACCCATGGTGCCGGGGCCGACACCGATGGCCCGTGCCCCACCGGCGAGCCGCCGCGCCCGCCGCCGAAGGGAGACCGATCCGTGAGCTCCGTGAGCGACGACAGGCTTCGCGACTTCCTGACCCGAGTCTCCAGTGACCTGCGGCGCACCCGCGCCCGGCTGCGCCAGGTCGAGGCCAAGGCAAC from Streptomyces sp. ALI-76-A includes:
- a CDS encoding alpha/beta fold hydrolase → MSTAPSDDLWIRRFRPSPDAADRLVCFPHAGGSASFYVPVAAALSPGVDVLAIQYPGRQDRRGEPGPSSVAELADGITAALAGWDDRPLTFFGHSMGALVAFETARRMERAGNGPVRLFASGRRAPSRTRDEHVHTLDDDGLVAELRRLAGTDAQVLQDEELLRMVLPAIRGDYRAVETYRCEPGARVRCPVTVLTGDADPRTSLEEARAWNEHTDADCDLHVFSGGHFFLSERPAEVLTVLTGHFTATCATGRV
- a CDS encoding ferredoxin, whose protein sequence is MSPQTTNNEDLEVWIDQDLCTGDGICAQYAPEVFELDIDGLAYVKSEQDELLQEPGATTRIPLDVLTDVVDSARECPGECIHVRRVADGVEIHGPDAVDA
- a CDS encoding ATP-binding cassette domain-containing protein encodes the protein MAGAIHAAGLVKTFGDVRAVDGVDLDVPEGSVLGLLGPNGAGKTTMVRLLTTLLRPDAGTATVAGHDVVRDPDSVRLSIGLSGQFAAVDDRLTGRENLRMIGELYGLRSRTARRRADELLDRFDLAGVADRVSSTYSGGLRRRLDLAGALVVRPTVMFLDEPSVGLDPTSRLMLWDAIEDLVRQGTTLLLTTQYLEEADRLAQDLAVVDHGRIIARGTPHDLKAQAGGRRIELVVSWPEQLEAAAGLLARLAGRVPDVDRPRSTVSAPADGGVRLLAEVVAALDAEGIEITDIGLRRPTLDEVFMALTGTVPGDTGRTAVGVGASSEKEW
- a CDS encoding menaquinone biosynthesis protein, with the protein product MTEQLAPVAPASTPTPVRRRRPRVGHIQFLNCLPLFWGLARTGTLLDMELRTDTPDGLNDALAAGDLDIGPISLLEFLRHADDLVALPDIAVGSDGDVMSCLIVSKVPLEDLDGQPVALGSTSRTSVRLARLLLAERVGVRPDYYVCPPDLRTMMSEAKAAVVIGDAALRAALHVAPRTGLRVHDLGRMWKDWTGLPFVFALFAARRDFLAREPELVRRVHADLLASRDLSLAEVSKVCEQASQWEEFDAATLERYYTTALDFSLGEAQLAGIAEFARRVGGEEGFPPDVEVQLLAPVAP
- a CDS encoding ABC transporter permease; this translates as MNVSAVAPVVPELPPGTAAKAVRDVLVVTRRNLTRMVRIPEVLILSLVQPVVFVLLFAYLFAGSFSLPGAEGPAAYREFMMAGFFAQTIAFATASNSSVSMATDVHSGMVDRFRSLPMARGALLTGRTVADLVQNTVVIMVMVLCALLVGWRIHHGLPRALAAFALLLLMGYALSWVGVVIGLSVRAPEAAATSNFLWLFPLTFLSNAFVAPSTLPTVLRWAAEWNPLSATVQAARQLFGSPGLAATGAWPAQHPVLVSVTWSVVIAVACRALAIRRYRAAGS
- a CDS encoding AMP-binding protein: MTDTTFRADLIRPVHELLAGHAARQPDRVAFKDGRRSVTWAELDRRTARVAGHLAELGLGRGESAVIYLPNRLETVESYLAVTRAAGVGVPLNPQSTDPELAHLLADCAARVVITGAAQLPQVRRVLADLPDTVVILVGDASEPGFAEAADGEPPLWEELASTWSLRAPARDDLGLDEPAWMLYTSGTTGRPKGVVSTQRGSLWATAACNAPLLGLSPRDRVLWPMPLFHAVAHNICVLGVVAVGASARITDGLAAEEVLRRAREEDATFLVGVPTLFHHMVELARSGAVEVPRLRVCMVAGSSCPQSLHEDFRAAYGIGLLDSYGSTETGGAITTNLPDGPYVPGSCGVPLPGLTLRLTDPRTRAEVEPGAEGEVWVSSPALMLGYHRQPEETAAVLSDGWYRTGDLARQDADGYVTITGRLKELVIRGGENIHPREVEQALAMAPGVADAAVAGVPHASLGEVPAAYLVPGPDGIDVETVLASCRERLSAFKLPEEIHEITEVPRNPAGKVIRTELAALPGRLLWRRTRQAQDSAPAHRGAAGLGLDDSGHPLLTAYVELPERRGLVCSGRLTAADTDPALLRRADGGTVLAGSALLEMVLHAAGRTGCARVLELSAEHPLVVPREGGVQLRVTLGAADDDGVRRVEVHGRRDAHGAAGRPWTRHAVGTVAPDAVPEPDEPAAVWPPRDARRESTGEADGGMPGAVWRRGGDEVFVEVSLPDRTAARDGFEVHPALLEAAFAAAVGRPLEQPVAVAWREVSLYAVDASVLRLRLRAAADGTWTADAFDGAGDPVLTARSVTFAPLAHRVVRAASAAQQDGLFEEVWDVCDLPRQAPRQERWTVVGEDALRARPGLMSAGRYCEIQPDLPALLSSVRKGAPVPDVVVVSHAGNPGAPSPADAVRTVVDEALGWVRHWADPRFARSRLVVLTRGAVAALEDGTPPDPAAAAVWGLVGAVQDRAPGRFALIETDAAKRSWRRVADAVASGEPRLALRAGAVRRPRAVRLPVAVADSAPGAGRVALFAASEESGPAEYLPAVWPARQALLAGPFAKNAADRVPASAQPGELVPWEPEDPEGSVRALLDAGPTTVVFAASVQAERDADVDAALRPVVDPALELVRSTPAHAVTSVVFATPGPRTAGPADAAVAAVFDACARRLRQAGVAAVSVRGPAGPPEEAADLFAAAVAAGRPALTAERPEIPRTRTVAPLTASAALLRGLTARAARRAARDELADPGALRHRLAALSGAEQEETLLRLVRGHFATALGRGGTAEVPADREIRDLGFDSLTALTARNALESATGLSLPASMVFDFATPAGLARHLRKELLAG
- the mqnC gene encoding cyclic dehypoxanthinyl futalosine synthase — encoded protein: MSRPAHHPLQSVLDRAADGGRITPEEALDLYRDAPLHALGAAADAVRRRRYAGTEHIATYIIERNINYTNVCVTACKFCAFYAPPKDTAKGWTRDLDDILRRCAETVELGGTQIMFQGGHHPDYGVEYYEKHFSAIKQAFPQLVIHSLGASEVEHMARISKVGVEEAVQRIHAAGLDSFAGAGAELLPARPRKAIAPLKESGERWLEIMEIAHNLGVESTSTMLMGTGETNAERIEHLRMIRDVQDRTGGFRAFIPYTYQPENNHLKGRTQATLFEYLRMIAVARLFMDNIAHIQGSWLTTGKEVGQLSLHYGADDLGSIMLEENVVSSAGARHRSDLMELITLIRAAGRVPAQRSTTYEHLVVHDDPAKDPVDERIVSHVSSTAIAGGTAHPELKLITAT